A genomic region of Dehalococcoidia bacterium contains the following coding sequences:
- a CDS encoding LCP family protein, giving the protein MSREDRGGRPGRAGGGRYSPLLVFGIALFAVASFYGLLAVASQLDDYFLPGNELRLGPLGNLPGIDSGQMPEAATPEQRINILLLGLDLRPDDPPGTPARTDSIAILTLDPYSNTGGVLSIPRDLWVQIPTARGGYFYQRINVAYEAADWPDVRYPGGGVALVKDTIKNNFGINIDHYVVMDWSTFVQIIDTLGGIDVDVQETVYDPAYNECNRCPYQEVLFRPGRQHMDGRRALAYVRIRYGSDDLDRIERQQQVMMAVLDKATSAGILLNPVRLRELYDRFRRSVNTDVSPARALGLALKLRDVPREQIKTFSLRDVVYPMTTEDGAAVLGWDPDKMKLVVRQFFLDGKVDQEAARIEVQNGSDVPGLATQIKNFLASQGLPEDRLSVATAPGPRLAETTICDLAGKSYTAKKLAEWLSLPETRVVNGNCAGVAPVNGPADIIIVAGRDARTLVQRS; this is encoded by the coding sequence ATGAGTAGGGAGGACCGGGGCGGCCGTCCAGGGCGGGCCGGCGGTGGCCGCTACAGCCCTCTCCTGGTCTTCGGGATCGCCCTCTTCGCTGTGGCATCGTTCTACGGCCTGCTGGCCGTCGCCTCGCAACTGGACGACTACTTCCTGCCCGGCAACGAGTTGCGACTGGGCCCCCTGGGCAACCTCCCGGGCATCGATAGCGGCCAGATGCCCGAAGCGGCCACGCCGGAGCAGCGGATAAACATCCTGCTCCTGGGCCTGGACCTGCGTCCCGATGACCCGCCCGGCACGCCTGCCCGTACCGACAGCATCGCCATTCTCACCCTCGACCCCTACAGCAACACGGGCGGGGTGCTGAGCATCCCTCGCGACCTGTGGGTGCAGATCCCCACCGCCCGCGGCGGCTACTTCTACCAGCGCATCAACGTGGCCTACGAGGCGGCCGACTGGCCCGACGTGCGCTATCCGGGCGGAGGCGTCGCCTTGGTGAAGGACACCATCAAGAACAACTTCGGCATCAACATCGACCACTACGTGGTGATGGATTGGTCCACCTTCGTGCAGATCATCGATACCCTGGGCGGCATCGATGTGGACGTGCAGGAGACGGTCTACGACCCGGCCTACAACGAATGCAACCGCTGCCCGTACCAGGAGGTCCTGTTCCGCCCTGGACGCCAGCACATGGACGGTCGGCGTGCCCTGGCCTACGTGCGCATCCGCTACGGCTCCGATGACCTGGACCGTATCGAGAGGCAGCAGCAGGTGATGATGGCGGTCCTGGACAAGGCCACCAGCGCCGGCATTCTTCTCAACCCGGTGCGCCTGAGGGAGCTCTACGATCGCTTCCGGCGGTCGGTGAACACCGACGTCAGCCCGGCCCGGGCGCTAGGGCTGGCCCTGAAGCTGAGGGACGTGCCTCGCGAGCAGATAAAGACCTTCTCTCTGCGGGATGTGGTCTACCCCATGACCACGGAAGATGGCGCCGCCGTCCTGGGCTGGGACCCCGACAAGATGAAGCTGGTGGTGCGGCAGTTCTTCCTGGACGGCAAGGTGGACCAGGAAGCGGCGCGCATCGAGGTCCAGAACGGGAGCGATGTGCCGGGGCTCGCCACCCAGATCAAGAACTTCCTGGCCAGCCAGGGGCTGCCCGAGGACAGGCTGTCGGTGGCTACCGCGCCCGGCCCCCGTTTGGCCGAGACCACCATATGTGACCTGGCGGGGAAGTCTTACACGGCCAAGAAGCTGGCCGAGTGGCTGAGCTTGCCCGAGACGAGGGTTGTGAACGGCAATTGTGCGGGCGTCGCCCCCGTCAATGGCCCGGCCGATATCATCATCGTCGCGGGGCGCGACGCCCGCACTCTCGTCCAGCGCAGCTGA
- a CDS encoding DsrE family protein, translated as MAERKKIVYLLTSGTDTPERLYAPFILAATAAAMGQEPTIYAFIKGITAFKKGEAEKVKVGAFPSLKEVMEQARQAGVRFLVCEQSCMLLGLDRGDFVEGAEVVGAATLNDVVLSADAVVSI; from the coding sequence ATGGCCGAACGAAAGAAGATCGTTTACCTGCTCACCAGCGGCACCGACACGCCGGAGCGGCTTTACGCGCCCTTCATACTGGCCGCCACAGCCGCCGCCATGGGCCAGGAGCCGACCATCTACGCCTTCATCAAGGGCATCACCGCCTTCAAGAAGGGCGAGGCCGAGAAGGTGAAGGTGGGCGCCTTCCCCAGCCTCAAGGAGGTCATGGAGCAGGCACGGCAGGCAGGGGTCCGCTTCCTGGTCTGCGAGCAGTCCTGCATGCTCTTGGGGCTCGACAGGGGCGACTTCGTGGAGGGCGCCGAAGTGGTGGGCGCCGCCACCCTCAACGACGTCGTCCTCTCCGCCGACGCCGTCGTCAGCATCTAG
- a CDS encoding SCP2 sterol-binding domain-containing protein, with translation MTQQQLPSSIRELMEGMPNAFRPERAQGVKAVIQFNFSGQEPGNWVVTIDQGKCEVREGTADSPNVTINAPSEVWLKIVRRELDGASAFMSGQFTFTGDMGILMQLPNWFQQ, from the coding sequence ATGACCCAGCAGCAACTGCCCTCTTCCATCCGCGAGCTGATGGAGGGGATGCCCAACGCCTTCCGTCCCGAGCGGGCACAGGGCGTAAAGGCCGTCATCCAGTTCAACTTCAGCGGTCAGGAGCCGGGCAACTGGGTAGTGACCATCGACCAGGGCAAGTGCGAGGTCCGCGAGGGCACCGCTGACAGCCCCAACGTGACCATCAACGCCCCGTCGGAGGTCTGGCTCAAGATCGTGCGCCGGGAGCTGGACGGCGCCTCGGCCTTCATGAGCGGCCAGTTCACCTTCACCGGCGACATGGGCATCCTGATGCAGTTGCCCAACTGGTTCCAGCAGTAA
- the aroH gene encoding chorismate mutase, translated as MLCRGIRGATTVPANTREAILEATKELLLAMVEANGIRTEDIASAIFTTTPDLTAEFPAVAARELGWTHVALLCGHEMSVPGSLPMCLRVLLHVNTDKSQGEIVHVYLRGASVLRPEFVFGG; from the coding sequence ATGCTCTGCCGCGGCATAAGGGGCGCGACGACGGTGCCGGCTAATACCCGCGAGGCCATTCTGGAGGCCACCAAGGAGCTGCTTCTGGCCATGGTGGAGGCCAATGGCATCCGCACCGAGGACATCGCCTCGGCCATCTTCACTACCACCCCCGACCTGACGGCAGAGTTCCCTGCGGTGGCTGCCAGGGAGCTGGGCTGGACTCACGTGGCCCTTCTCTGCGGACACGAGATGAGCGTTCCCGGCTCCCTGCCCATGTGCCTGCGTGTGCTCCTGCACGTCAACACCGACAAGTCACAGGGCGAGATCGTCCACGTCTATCTGCGCGGGGCCAGCGTCCTGCGGCCCGAGTTCGTGTTCGGGGGCTGA
- the aroF gene encoding 3-deoxy-7-phosphoheptulonate synthase, with translation MIVVMRTDATKQQIEAVRAKIRELGYQDRPIEGVERTVVCVLGQVYPEMMDELSVLDGVETVLRVSKPYKLASREVHPMDTVIRVGDLEIGAGRVVVMAGQCSVDTEEYTLATARAVKEAGAHVLRGGAFKPRTSPHSFEGHGAKGLELLAKARAITGLPIITEVMDPRDVELVAETADILQIGSRNGQNFALLKEVGRTNKPVLLKRGMWATVEEWLLAAEHIMTQGNHNVILCERGIRTFETATRFTFDVNAIPFVKRESHLPVIADPSHGTGRWYLVEPVALAAIAAGADGLIIEVHVSPDHALSDGAQSLTPQNFARLMQRLEVLCQALGRPLHPAVGQQPAPARGDGQKP, from the coding sequence ATGATCGTGGTCATGAGGACCGATGCCACCAAGCAGCAGATAGAGGCTGTGCGGGCCAAGATTCGCGAGCTGGGCTATCAGGACCGCCCTATCGAGGGTGTCGAGCGGACCGTCGTCTGTGTGCTGGGCCAGGTCTATCCCGAGATGATGGACGAGCTGTCGGTGCTGGACGGAGTAGAGACAGTGCTCAGGGTGAGCAAGCCGTACAAGCTGGCCAGTCGCGAGGTGCATCCCATGGACACCGTCATACGGGTGGGCGACCTCGAGATCGGCGCTGGCCGGGTGGTGGTGATGGCCGGCCAGTGCTCGGTGGACACGGAGGAGTACACCCTGGCCACGGCCCGCGCGGTGAAGGAGGCCGGCGCCCACGTCCTGCGGGGAGGCGCCTTCAAGCCGCGCACCAGCCCCCACTCCTTCGAGGGCCACGGGGCCAAGGGCCTGGAGTTGCTGGCCAAGGCCAGGGCCATCACCGGCCTGCCCATCATCACCGAGGTCATGGACCCCCGCGACGTGGAGCTGGTGGCCGAGACCGCGGACATCCTCCAGATCGGTTCCCGCAACGGCCAGAACTTCGCTCTGCTGAAGGAAGTGGGGCGCACCAACAAGCCGGTGTTGCTGAAGCGCGGCATGTGGGCCACCGTGGAGGAGTGGTTGCTGGCGGCCGAGCATATCATGACCCAGGGCAATCACAACGTCATCCTGTGCGAGCGGGGCATTCGCACCTTCGAGACGGCCACCCGCTTCACCTTCGATGTCAACGCCATCCCCTTTGTGAAGCGGGAAAGCCATCTGCCGGTGATAGCGGACCCCAGCCACGGGACGGGCCGCTGGTACCTGGTGGAGCCTGTGGCGCTGGCGGCCATAGCTGCCGGGGCCGATGGGCTCATCATCGAGGTGCACGTCAGCCCCGACCACGCCCTGTCCGACGGCGCCCAGTCCCTGACGCCGCAGAACTTCGCCCGCCTGATGCAGAGGCTCGAGGTGCTCTGTCAGGCGCTGGGCAGACCTCTCCACCCGGCGGTGGGCCAGCAGCCGGCCCCTGCTCGCGGCGACGGCCAGAAGCCCTGA
- a CDS encoding sulfurtransferase TusA family protein, whose amino-acid sequence MTVETQADKVLDTRGQFCPGPVLAARKAVDELAEGQVLAVLATDPAAESDLQAWAKWAGHTVLAVDKSEGYLRVLLRKGG is encoded by the coding sequence ATGACCGTCGAGACGCAGGCCGACAAGGTGCTGGACACGCGCGGACAGTTCTGCCCCGGGCCGGTGCTGGCGGCCCGCAAGGCCGTGGACGAGCTGGCGGAGGGACAGGTGCTGGCCGTCCTGGCCACCGACCCTGCTGCCGAGTCGGACTTGCAGGCCTGGGCCAAATGGGCCGGCCACACGGTCCTGGCTGTCGACAAGTCCGAAGGCTACCTCAGGGTGCTGCTGCGAAAGGGAGGCTAG
- the rpsT gene encoding 30S ribosomal protein S20: protein MATRSAAKAHRKSLKRRLRNRAVKSYTKTAIKKAETAIASGDPQAAREAVRAAISALDRAAKKGVLHPNNVARRKSRLMLRFNAMVASKQASSSS from the coding sequence GTGGCTACCAGGTCGGCGGCAAAGGCCCACCGCAAATCGCTCAAGCGGCGACTGCGAAACCGCGCCGTCAAGAGTTACACCAAGACAGCCATCAAGAAGGCCGAGACGGCCATCGCTAGCGGCGACCCCCAGGCGGCCCGGGAGGCGGTCAGGGCTGCCATCAGTGCCCTGGACCGGGCGGCCAAGAAGGGCGTCCTGCACCCCAACAACGTTGCCAGGCGCAAGTCGCGCCTCATGCTGCGCTTCAACGCCATGGTAGCCTCCAAGCAGGCCAGCAGCTCGAGCTGA
- a CDS encoding CPBP family intramembrane metalloprotease has protein sequence MGEVVVRERTPWGVGDILMGIGLAALSAVFLAIPLGIAAAVASEGRDLTDDPLATGLLLGASMGVEVALLAVALALTVGKHRAHPAQLGWRLRWRGGLWVPLAALVGAYLLLGVYAAVVEALGVRDALPQEQLPDVAFRERSLAVLTGITVMAMAPVAEETFFRGFVFGGLRGRWGLPLAALASGLLFAVVHFQPQVIVPFAGIGIVFALAYAYSGSIVPTVLAHLAFNAISFTLAVAGVG, from the coding sequence ATGGGAGAGGTCGTGGTCAGGGAGCGCACTCCCTGGGGCGTGGGCGACATCCTGATGGGGATCGGGCTGGCAGCCCTGTCGGCCGTCTTCCTGGCCATACCGTTGGGCATCGCTGCTGCCGTGGCCAGCGAGGGGCGTGACCTGACCGATGACCCTCTCGCCACAGGCCTTCTGCTGGGGGCCAGCATGGGGGTGGAAGTGGCCCTGCTGGCGGTGGCCCTGGCCCTGACGGTGGGGAAGCACCGTGCTCACCCCGCCCAGCTGGGGTGGCGACTGCGCTGGCGCGGTGGCCTCTGGGTGCCCCTGGCTGCACTGGTGGGGGCCTACCTGCTGCTGGGCGTGTATGCCGCCGTCGTGGAGGCCCTGGGCGTCAGGGACGCCCTGCCCCAGGAGCAGCTGCCGGACGTCGCCTTTCGCGAGCGCTCCCTGGCCGTCCTCACCGGCATCACCGTGATGGCCATGGCCCCCGTCGCCGAAGAGACCTTTTTCCGCGGCTTTGTCTTCGGGGGCCTCAGGGGTCGTTGGGGGTTGCCTTTGGCGGCGCTGGCCTCGGGGTTGCTGTTCGCCGTGGTCCACTTCCAGCCGCAGGTCATCGTGCCCTTTGCCGGCATCGGCATCGTCTTCGCTCTCGCCTATGCCTACAGCGGCTCCATCGTGCCCACAGTGTTGGCCCACCTAGCCTTCAACGCGATCAGCTTCACGCTGGCAGTGGCGGGGGTAGGCTGA
- the trpA gene encoding tryptophan synthase subunit alpha — translation MGRIEACFEGLRRRGEMGLIAYLPVGYPDIEATLGLVPALLAGGAHMVELGVPFSDPLADGATIQRATQMALERGVTPRLCLETVARLRERRVEAPLVLMTYYNPVLAYGLERFAADAAAAGADGLIVVDLPWEEAGPLLSACRRERLDLVPLVAPTTSDDRLERIGREASGFIYCVSVTGVTGVREELPPDLPGLLQRVRARSRLPLAVGFGISKRKHVESLRPWAEAVVVGSAIVQCLDGAPPHQREERVKAYVEVLAGRRGEDES, via the coding sequence GTGGGACGCATAGAGGCGTGCTTCGAGGGGCTGCGGCGGCGGGGCGAGATGGGCCTGATCGCCTACCTGCCGGTGGGCTATCCCGACATCGAGGCCACCCTGGGCCTGGTGCCGGCCTTGCTGGCTGGCGGCGCCCACATGGTGGAGCTGGGCGTCCCCTTTTCAGACCCCCTGGCCGATGGGGCCACCATCCAGCGGGCCACCCAGATGGCCCTGGAGCGAGGGGTGACCCCGCGCCTGTGCCTGGAGACGGTGGCCCGGCTGCGGGAGCGGAGAGTGGAGGCCCCCCTGGTGCTCATGACCTACTACAATCCGGTGCTGGCCTATGGTCTGGAGCGATTTGCGGCCGATGCCGCAGCGGCCGGTGCCGATGGCCTCATCGTCGTCGACCTGCCTTGGGAGGAGGCAGGGCCGTTGCTGTCTGCCTGTCGGCGGGAGAGGCTGGACCTGGTGCCGCTGGTGGCGCCGACTACCTCTGACGACCGCCTGGAGCGCATCGGTCGCGAGGCGAGCGGCTTCATATACTGCGTCAGCGTCACCGGGGTGACGGGTGTTCGGGAGGAGCTGCCCCCCGACCTGCCGGGGCTGCTGCAGCGAGTGCGGGCACGCAGCCGGTTGCCTTTGGCGGTAGGATTTGGTATATCTAAGCGTAAACACGTCGAGTCCCTCCGCCCCTGGGCGGAGGCCGTCGTGGTCGGGAGTGCCATAGTCCAGTGCCTGGACGGGGCCCCTCCCCATCAGCGGGAAGAGCGGGTGAAGGCGTATGTGGAGGTGCTGGCCGGCCGTCGGGGCGAAGACGAGTCCTGA